One part of the Cyclobacteriaceae bacterium genome encodes these proteins:
- a CDS encoding DUF4254 domain-containing protein → MLNASSCYTVFQQSIDDYHLHDYVDTPIKNPFPESSFEYLLYLKNWIDTVQWHLEDIIRLPDINPTEALAIKRRIDKSNQDRTDTVEKMDDYFMEQFKNVVAKPTAKINSETPAWLLDRMSILMLKIYHMKEQTERTDASPEHIAKCEAKLNVLLEQKMDMHMAFDQLMEDIGNGDRKMKVYRQMKMYNDASLNPMLYQKK, encoded by the coding sequence GTATTGATGACTATCACCTTCACGATTACGTAGACACGCCCATAAAAAATCCCTTTCCGGAAAGCAGTTTCGAATACCTGCTATATTTAAAGAACTGGATCGACACAGTGCAATGGCACCTGGAAGACATTATAAGGTTGCCGGATATTAACCCAACGGAAGCCTTGGCCATTAAAAGGCGCATTGATAAGTCGAACCAGGACCGTACCGATACGGTAGAAAAAATGGACGACTATTTTATGGAGCAATTCAAAAATGTAGTGGCAAAACCTACCGCAAAGATAAATTCCGAAACACCCGCCTGGCTGCTGGACCGTATGAGTATCCTCATGTTGAAGATCTATCATATGAAGGAACAAACCGAACGTACCGATGCTTCACCGGAACACATCGCTAAATGCGAAGCCAAACTAAATGTGTTGTTGGAGCAAAAAATGGATATGCACATGGCCTTTGATCAACTGATGGAAGACATTGGTAATGGCGACCGGAAGATGAAAGTTTACCGCCAGATGAAAATGTACAACGATGCCTCGCTTAACCCCATGTTGTACCAAAAGAAATAG